A section of the Leptospira terpstrae serovar Hualin str. LT 11-33 = ATCC 700639 genome encodes:
- the leuD gene encoding 3-isopropylmalate dehydratase small subunit, protein MKSFTKLKGIAALLDKANVDTDQIIPKQFLRKIERSGFGQHLFHDWRFLDDAGKISNPEFVLNAPRYQGATILVTRDNFGCGSSREHAPWALEDYGFRSIISPSYADIFYNNCFKNGMLPIVLPEAQVEEIFQTINKKPGANLEIDLENQVVVTEEGKKYPFEVDAFRKHCLLNGLDDIGLTLQKADFIQKFEEKNQKEVPWLYAKSV, encoded by the coding sequence ATGAAATCATTTACAAAATTAAAAGGAATCGCAGCTTTATTAGATAAAGCGAATGTAGATACAGACCAAATCATCCCTAAACAATTTCTTCGTAAAATTGAGCGGTCAGGTTTTGGACAACATCTGTTTCATGACTGGAGATTTTTAGATGACGCTGGAAAAATTTCCAATCCAGAATTTGTTCTCAATGCACCAAGATACCAAGGGGCAACCATTCTTGTCACTCGGGACAACTTTGGTTGTGGATCTTCCAGAGAACATGCACCATGGGCATTAGAAGATTATGGTTTTCGTTCTATTATCTCGCCTTCTTACGCGGATATTTTTTATAATAACTGTTTTAAAAATGGAATGTTGCCCATAGTTTTACCGGAAGCTCAGGTAGAAGAAATCTTCCAGACCATAAACAAAAAACCTGGAGCAAACTTGGAAATCGATTTAGAAAACCAAGTGGTCGTCACAGAAGAAGGTAAAAAATATCCATTTGAAGTAGATGCATTTCGTAAACACTGCCTTCTTAATGGATTGGATGATATTGGACTTACTCTCCAAAAAGCCGATTTTATTCAAAAATTTGAAGAAAAGAACCAAAAAGAAGTTCCCTGGTTGTATGCAAAGTCTGTATAA
- the leuC gene encoding 3-isopropylmalate dehydratase large subunit, with protein MKTMFEKIWNDHLVHEDDGTCLIYIDRHLVHEVTSPQAFESLKLANRKVRRPDATFATMDHNVSTRTRDWKSVDPISVLQMQTLMDNCKENSITLFDINHPDNGIVHVVAPELGLTHPGMTIVCGDSHTATHGAFGALAFGIGTSEVEHVLATQTLVQKKPKTLEIRVDGKLSPLVSAKDIVLAIIGKIGTDGATGYVIEFTGEAIRSLSMEGRMTICNMAIEAGARAGLISPDDTTINYIKGRDFAPKGEAFDIAAAKWKSYATDADAKFDKTVVLNANEIAPMVSWGTSPGQVIPVTSPVPGPSDFTDPVQKKSAESALAYMDLKPGQKLIDVKVNKVFIGSCTNSRIEDLRVVADTVKGKKVSKEVEAIIVPGSGRVKRQAEEEGLDKIFLEAGFQWRNPGCSMCLAMNDDVLSPGDRCASTSNRNFEGRQGKGGRTHLVGPAMAAAVAVEGHFVDIREWK; from the coding sequence ATGAAAACCATGTTTGAGAAGATTTGGAATGACCATTTGGTCCACGAGGATGATGGGACCTGCCTCATTTATATCGACAGACACCTTGTCCATGAGGTAACAAGCCCACAGGCCTTTGAAAGTCTAAAATTAGCCAATAGAAAGGTGCGTCGCCCTGATGCCACCTTTGCTACTATGGATCACAATGTTTCCACAAGAACTCGGGATTGGAAATCTGTGGATCCGATCTCTGTCCTTCAAATGCAAACTCTGATGGACAACTGTAAAGAAAACAGTATTACATTATTTGATATCAATCACCCGGACAATGGAATTGTTCATGTGGTGGCGCCTGAGCTTGGACTAACACACCCAGGTATGACCATTGTTTGTGGAGATTCACATACAGCCACACATGGTGCCTTTGGTGCTTTGGCTTTTGGAATTGGAACTTCCGAAGTAGAACATGTTCTTGCTACCCAAACCTTAGTCCAAAAGAAACCAAAAACTTTAGAAATTAGAGTCGATGGAAAACTTTCTCCACTTGTTTCAGCAAAAGACATTGTACTTGCTATCATCGGTAAAATTGGAACCGATGGGGCCACAGGTTATGTGATTGAATTCACTGGGGAAGCAATTCGTTCCTTAAGTATGGAAGGCCGTATGACAATTTGTAACATGGCCATTGAAGCAGGTGCTCGCGCTGGGCTTATTTCTCCTGATGACACTACTATCAATTATATCAAAGGTAGAGACTTCGCTCCGAAAGGGGAAGCGTTTGATATAGCAGCCGCTAAATGGAAATCTTACGCAACCGATGCGGATGCAAAATTTGATAAAACCGTTGTACTCAATGCAAATGAAATTGCACCAATGGTTTCATGGGGAACTTCTCCAGGCCAAGTGATTCCTGTAACTTCTCCTGTACCTGGACCTTCGGACTTTACAGATCCAGTTCAAAAAAAATCAGCCGAGTCTGCTTTGGCCTATATGGATTTGAAACCTGGGCAAAAACTCATCGATGTAAAAGTAAATAAAGTGTTCATCGGATCTTGCACCAACTCACGGATCGAAGACCTTAGGGTAGTGGCAGACACAGTCAAAGGAAAAAAGGTCAGTAAAGAAGTAGAAGCCATCATTGTTCCGGGTTCTGGTCGTGTGAAACGACAAGCTGAAGAGGAAGGACTTGATAAAATCTTTTTAGAAGCTGGATTTCAATGGAGAAACCCAGGTTGTTCTATGTGCCTTGCCATGAACGATGACGTTCTTTCCCCTGGAGACCGCTGTGCTTCTACATCAAACAGAAATTTTGAAGGAAGACAAGGGAAAGGGGGACGCACCCACCTTGTCGGACCAGCTATGGCAGCTGCAGTCGCTGTAGAAGGACATTTTGTAGACATTCGGGAGTGGAAATAA